The proteins below come from a single Oscillospiraceae bacterium genomic window:
- the rnr gene encoding ribonuclease R: MTPLQKSILNAVKRRPMTLRELQNNLQVDNSRLRTSVSAMVATGELSMRNGTYVPGFATYENTNAPAAIPCTLVKLAARFGFASRDDGEGDIFIPGRALHGAMPNDKINVKLFDHPRVEGSSEGEVVEVTVPNNRFAGTVCLSEDGRMAVEPDGCRDVKFLLAKQGSEGVHLGDKVGFLITHRGNRHSDHRAAVVEKFGSSDYASECAKAILYGRNVRQEFPPEVLEEAHAYDNAVIDPTEAAKRLDLRGIPIFTIDSAETKDIDDAISLQKLEDGYELGVHIADVSHYVRPGSALDEEAYERATSIYYADKVIPMLPTQLSNGICSLNEGEDRLAFSCLMRLDENGEIRSYKFVKSVICSRVKGVYKEINALLEPPESETDADLTDLKTKYEAVLDQLPAMDELYRKRLVLRKARGGMDIESNEAKLVMDENGRCVDIVKRDRGTSECMIEEFMLLANQCAANAGRTNKVPFVYRVHEAPDAEKMEKLSATLLACGLNAKFKNPIPTQLELAALLDETRDQPIQIPVHTGILRSMQKARYAPQPLGHYGLVLADYAHFTSPIRRYPDLAIHRILSEMLLGASASQLQKDFNEFAQQASEKSSKQEVAAVRIERDVEDLYKAEYMHNHLGEVYTGTVAGITPRGVFVELENTVEGFVPAAQLCKGEPQVIDGVSMLDPLTGKSWMLGSSMKIQVAAADVALGRIDFEYMVE; the protein is encoded by the coding sequence ATGACACCGTTACAGAAAAGTATTTTAAACGCAGTCAAGCGCCGCCCCATGACGCTGCGTGAACTGCAGAATAACCTGCAGGTGGACAATTCCCGCCTGCGCACCAGCGTATCAGCTATGGTCGCCACCGGCGAGCTGTCGATGCGCAACGGCACCTATGTGCCGGGCTTTGCCACCTATGAGAACACAAACGCCCCGGCGGCCATTCCCTGCACGCTGGTCAAGCTGGCAGCCCGCTTCGGCTTTGCCAGCCGCGATGACGGCGAGGGCGACATCTTTATCCCGGGGCGCGCACTGCACGGCGCGATGCCCAACGACAAGATCAATGTCAAGCTGTTCGACCATCCCCGTGTGGAGGGCTCCTCTGAGGGTGAGGTCGTGGAGGTCACTGTCCCCAACAACCGCTTTGCCGGTACGGTCTGCCTGTCTGAGGACGGCCGCATGGCGGTCGAGCCGGACGGCTGCCGCGATGTGAAGTTCCTGCTGGCCAAGCAGGGGAGCGAGGGCGTACATCTGGGTGATAAGGTCGGCTTCCTTATTACCCACCGCGGCAACCGCCACAGCGACCACCGCGCCGCCGTGGTCGAAAAGTTCGGCTCCTCCGACTACGCCTCCGAGTGTGCCAAGGCGATCCTCTACGGCCGCAACGTCCGGCAGGAATTCCCGCCGGAGGTGCTGGAGGAGGCACACGCATACGATAATGCCGTCATCGACCCGACCGAGGCGGCTAAGCGTCTGGATCTGCGCGGTATTCCCATCTTTACGATCGACTCTGCCGAGACGAAGGATATTGATGATGCCATCAGCCTGCAGAAGCTTGAGGACGGCTATGAGCTGGGTGTTCACATCGCGGATGTCAGCCACTATGTCCGCCCCGGCTCTGCGCTGGACGAGGAGGCCTACGAGCGTGCGACCAGCATCTACTACGCCGACAAGGTCATTCCGATGCTGCCGACCCAGCTGTCCAACGGTATCTGCTCGCTGAACGAGGGCGAGGATCGTCTGGCGTTCTCCTGCCTGATGCGTCTGGACGAAAACGGCGAGATCCGCAGCTACAAGTTTGTCAAGAGCGTCATCTGCAGCCGCGTCAAGGGTGTCTACAAGGAGATCAATGCCCTGCTGGAGCCCCCGGAATCTGAAACAGACGCCGACCTGACTGACCTCAAGACGAAATATGAGGCTGTGCTGGACCAGCTGCCCGCCATGGACGAGCTGTACCGCAAGCGCCTTGTGCTGCGCAAGGCCCGCGGCGGCATGGACATTGAGTCCAACGAGGCAAAGCTTGTCATGGACGAGAACGGCCGCTGCGTGGACATCGTCAAGCGTGACCGCGGCACCTCCGAGTGCATGATCGAGGAGTTCATGCTGCTGGCCAACCAGTGCGCCGCCAACGCAGGCCGCACCAACAAGGTGCCCTTTGTCTACCGTGTACACGAGGCCCCCGATGCCGAAAAGATGGAGAAGCTGTCCGCCACGCTGCTGGCCTGCGGGCTGAACGCCAAGTTCAAGAACCCCATCCCGACACAGCTGGAGCTGGCCGCCCTGCTCGATGAGACCCGCGACCAGCCCATCCAGATCCCGGTCCACACCGGCATCCTGCGCAGTATGCAGAAGGCCCGCTACGCACCGCAGCCCCTTGGTCACTACGGTCTGGTGCTGGCGGACTATGCCCACTTTACCAGCCCCATCCGCCGCTATCCCGACCTTGCCATCCATCGCATTTTGAGCGAGATGCTGCTTGGTGCGTCCGCCAGCCAGCTGCAGAAGGACTTCAACGAGTTTGCCCAGCAGGCCAGCGAGAAGTCCAGCAAGCAGGAGGTTGCAGCCGTCCGCATCGAGCGCGATGTCGAGGACCTGTATAAGGCCGAGTATATGCACAACCATCTGGGCGAGGTCTATACCGGCACGGTCGCAGGCATCACGCCGCGCGGCGTCTTTGTTGAGCTGGAGAACACGGTCGAGGGCTTTGTGCCCGCCGCGCAGCTCTGCAAGGGCGAGCCGCAGGTCATTGACGGGGTGAGCATGCTCGACCCACTGACCGGCAAGAGCTGGATGCTCGGCTCCTCGATGAAGATTCAGGTGGCCGCCGCCGATGTGGCGCTGGGCCGTATTGACTTTGAGTATATGGTCGAGTGA
- the secG gene encoding preprotein translocase subunit SecG — MNWYEIALGVVLVVVSLLIIVFTLAQEQKGQGLSGAIMGESSATMAAGRERGVDAKLAKLTKVCGVVFFVVTLVVCVLSARL, encoded by the coding sequence ATGAACTGGTATGAGATCGCTCTCGGCGTCGTCCTCGTCGTCGTGTCCCTGTTGATCATCGTCTTTACCCTCGCACAGGAGCAGAAGGGTCAGGGCCTGTCCGGCGCTATCATGGGCGAAAGCTCTGCTACGATGGCTGCCGGCCGTGAGCGCGGCGTGGACGCCAAGCTGGCTAAGCTGACCAAGGTTTGCGGCGTTGTTTTCTTCGTCGTTACGCTGGTCGTCTGCGTCCTGAGCGCACGCCTGTGA
- the bsh gene encoding choloylglycine hydrolase: MCTAATYKTADFYFGRNLDYEFSYGDEVTVTPRSYPFALRCMGDFRTRYAMIGMAYVAGEYPLYYDAINEKGLGVAGLNFVGNAVYHPAADGKNNITQFELIPWLLGSCATLAEARALLEKANIVNIPFSDQLPLAQLHWLVADKTGSITVESTADGLHIYDNPVGVLTNNPPFPQQLFALNNYRALSPRTPENAFAGGLDLPVYSRGLGGLGLPGDLSSQSRFVRAAFVKMNSKSGDSETESVGQFFHILHAVEQQRGCCELDGGKYEITLYTSCCNADKGIYYYTTYGNHQITAVDMHREDLDGTRLVRYPLVQGEKIAFQN; the protein is encoded by the coding sequence ATGTGTACCGCAGCAACTTATAAGACAGCAGATTTCTATTTCGGACGCAATCTTGACTATGAATTCTCCTATGGGGATGAAGTCACGGTCACGCCGCGCAGCTATCCGTTTGCCCTGCGCTGCATGGGGGATTTCCGCACAAGGTATGCCATGATCGGCATGGCCTATGTGGCAGGGGAGTACCCGCTGTATTACGATGCCATCAATGAAAAGGGCCTCGGCGTTGCCGGGCTGAACTTTGTGGGCAACGCCGTCTACCACCCGGCGGCAGACGGTAAAAACAACATCACCCAATTTGAGCTGATCCCCTGGCTGCTGGGCAGCTGTGCAACGCTGGCAGAGGCCCGCGCCCTGCTGGAGAAGGCCAACATTGTAAATATTCCGTTCAGTGACCAGCTGCCGCTGGCCCAGCTGCACTGGCTTGTGGCCGACAAGACCGGCAGCATTACGGTGGAATCCACCGCCGATGGGCTGCATATCTACGACAACCCCGTGGGTGTGCTGACAAACAACCCGCCCTTCCCGCAGCAGCTTTTTGCGCTGAACAACTACCGCGCGCTGTCGCCCCGTACCCCCGAAAATGCCTTTGCGGGCGGCCTTGACCTGCCGGTCTACAGCCGCGGGCTGGGCGGGCTGGGCCTGCCGGGGGATCTGTCCAGCCAGTCCCGCTTTGTGCGGGCGGCATTTGTCAAGATGAACTCAAAATCCGGTGACAGCGAGACCGAGAGTGTGGGGCAGTTCTTCCACATCCTGCACGCGGTCGAACAGCAGCGCGGCTGCTGCGAACTGGACGGCGGCAAGTATGAGATCACGCTGTATACAAGCTGCTGCAACGCCGACAAGGGAATTTACTACTACACGACCTACGGCAACCACCAGATCACGGCAGTGGATATGCACCGTGAGGATCTGGACGGCACCCGGCTTGTGCGCTATCCGCTGGTGCAGGGGGAGAAAATTGCCTTTCAGAACTGA
- a CDS encoding DUF1538 domain-containing protein, which produces MNVKLKEKIRESLSAVLPITGIVLMLSIFVIPMELGSVVMFLTGALMLIVGMGFFQLGAEMAMTPLGEGVGVQISKMKKLLTVLLTGFLMGVIITVSEPDLQVLAGQVPSVPNMVLIMTVAVGVGLFLALAIVRIRYKISLSMLLIVCYLALILVSAFVPKEFLAVAFDSGGVTTGPMTVPFIMAMGVGLASVRSDKNAANDSFGLVALSSVGPILAVLILGCFFKPTEAAYTLTDVATVVTTQDVARVFAQGLPLYAREVLLSLVPILWVFLIFQWLTHRYHGLQIKRIIVGFGYTYIGLVLFLCGANVGFAPVGAYLGKELAGLSFRWILVPIGALIGYYIVKAEPAIQVLNHQVEAVTNGAISVKMMNRCMQIGVAASVGLAMLRVLTGISIQWFVIPGYIIALVLSRMVPDIFIGIAFDSGGVASGPMTSTFLLPLSIGVCEALGGNLMTDAFGVVALVALTPLIAIQLMGLVYKLKTAKRTQTVPAAIADDCDMIVDLEEGD; this is translated from the coding sequence TTGAATGTAAAACTGAAAGAAAAAATCAGAGAGTCGCTCTCTGCCGTGCTTCCGATCACCGGGATCGTCCTGATGCTCAGCATCTTTGTGATCCCGATGGAGCTGGGAAGCGTAGTCATGTTCCTGACAGGCGCCCTGATGCTGATCGTTGGCATGGGCTTTTTCCAGCTCGGTGCAGAGATGGCGATGACGCCGCTCGGCGAAGGCGTTGGCGTGCAGATCTCCAAAATGAAAAAACTGCTTACAGTCCTGCTGACAGGGTTTCTCATGGGCGTCATCATTACCGTGTCGGAGCCGGACCTGCAGGTTCTTGCGGGGCAGGTGCCGTCTGTGCCGAACATGGTGTTGATCATGACGGTGGCTGTTGGCGTGGGGCTGTTTCTGGCGCTGGCCATCGTGCGTATCCGCTATAAGATCAGTCTGTCGATGCTGCTGATCGTTTGCTATCTGGCACTCATTCTGGTGTCTGCTTTTGTGCCCAAGGAGTTCTTGGCAGTGGCCTTCGACTCCGGCGGCGTCACCACCGGCCCGATGACCGTACCTTTTATTATGGCTATGGGTGTCGGGCTGGCCTCGGTGCGCAGCGATAAAAATGCGGCAAATGACAGTTTCGGTCTGGTGGCGCTTTCCAGCGTGGGGCCGATTCTGGCGGTGCTGATCCTCGGCTGTTTCTTTAAGCCGACCGAGGCGGCCTACACCCTTACCGATGTTGCCACCGTTGTCACCACGCAGGATGTTGCCCGGGTGTTTGCGCAGGGGCTGCCGCTCTACGCCAGGGAGGTGCTTCTTTCACTGGTGCCGATCCTCTGGGTGTTTTTGATTTTCCAATGGCTGACCCACCGCTACCATGGGCTGCAAATCAAGCGCATCATCGTCGGCTTTGGCTACACCTATATTGGGCTGGTGCTGTTTTTGTGCGGTGCCAATGTCGGGTTTGCACCCGTTGGCGCCTACCTTGGCAAGGAGCTGGCAGGGCTGTCGTTCCGCTGGATTCTGGTTCCCATCGGTGCGCTGATCGGCTACTACATCGTCAAGGCAGAGCCTGCCATTCAGGTGCTGAACCATCAGGTGGAGGCCGTCACAAACGGCGCCATCTCGGTCAAAATGATGAACCGCTGTATGCAGATCGGTGTGGCAGCCAGTGTCGGTCTGGCCATGCTGCGCGTGCTGACCGGCATATCCATCCAGTGGTTTGTCATCCCCGGGTACATCATTGCGCTGGTGCTGTCCCGTATGGTGCCGGATATTTTTATCGGTATTGCGTTTGACTCCGGCGGCGTTGCCAGCGGCCCGATGACCTCGACCTTTTTGCTGCCGCTCAGCATCGGCGTATGTGAGGCGCTGGGCGGCAACCTGATGACCGATGCGTTCGGTGTTGTTGCGCTTGTTGCCCTGACGCCGCTGATCGCCATCCAGCTTATGGGGCTGGTATACAAGCTGAAAACCGCCAAGCGGACGCAGACCGTACCGGCTGCAATCGCCGATGACTGCGACATGATCGTTGATCTTGAGGAGGGCGACTAA